The Lacipirellula parvula genome window below encodes:
- a CDS encoding PQQ-binding-like beta-propeller repeat protein: MNPQVRQLQWGVLSIALSLLIGASARGDEWPQFRGPGGQGDVGAVDLPLHWSENEGIRWKTELPGRGWSSPVIANGRIWLTTAVEKASDAEEPLVTDEQVARVSSGTDMGAAAAIDLLALEVDLETGKLLRTVNLFSVDEPPPIHNLNSYASPTPVLVDGRLICHFGTFGAAAVDVNSGEVLWRRPMELDHIVGPGSSPVVVDDVTILTCDGADKQFIAALDIATGEIRWQVDRPPIRETNPDMRKAFATPLVFEQAGRKQAVIPGAQWFVSYDPATGDELWRVDHGNGFSNVPRPVFDGERVYLCTGFGKPQLWAIRTDGSGDVTETHVDWREKQQIPAKSSPIISDGRIYVISDGGVASCFSAADGKKLWRERIPGKYSASPILANGRLYFCSHEGGTTVVADSAEYEELAVNQLDGMHMASPAVAGDDLILRTDTHLYRISNKPN, from the coding sequence ATGAATCCGCAAGTTCGCCAACTGCAGTGGGGCGTTCTCTCTATCGCGCTAAGCTTGCTGATTGGCGCCTCGGCCCGCGGTGACGAGTGGCCTCAATTTCGCGGCCCGGGCGGGCAGGGCGACGTGGGGGCCGTCGATCTCCCGCTCCACTGGAGCGAGAACGAGGGCATTCGCTGGAAAACCGAACTCCCCGGTCGCGGTTGGTCGTCGCCGGTCATCGCGAATGGCCGGATCTGGTTGACCACCGCCGTTGAGAAGGCATCCGACGCGGAGGAGCCGCTTGTCACCGACGAGCAGGTTGCACGGGTTTCCTCCGGAACCGACATGGGGGCTGCCGCGGCGATCGACCTGCTGGCACTCGAAGTCGACCTCGAAACAGGAAAGCTCCTCCGCACGGTGAACTTGTTCAGCGTCGACGAGCCGCCCCCAATTCACAATCTCAACAGTTACGCCTCCCCCACGCCGGTATTGGTGGACGGACGCTTGATTTGCCACTTCGGCACATTCGGAGCCGCGGCGGTCGACGTCAACAGCGGCGAGGTCCTGTGGCGGCGGCCGATGGAGCTCGACCATATCGTCGGGCCGGGGAGTTCGCCGGTCGTCGTCGACGATGTCACGATCCTTACCTGCGACGGCGCCGACAAGCAGTTCATCGCCGCGCTCGACATCGCCACCGGCGAGATCCGCTGGCAGGTCGACCGCCCACCCATTCGCGAGACGAACCCCGATATGCGGAAGGCGTTCGCGACGCCCCTCGTCTTCGAGCAGGCTGGCCGGAAGCAGGCCGTCATTCCCGGGGCGCAGTGGTTTGTTTCCTACGATCCAGCGACCGGCGACGAACTCTGGCGCGTCGACCACGGCAACGGCTTCTCGAACGTCCCGCGGCCCGTTTTCGATGGCGAGCGGGTCTACCTCTGCACCGGCTTTGGCAAGCCGCAGCTGTGGGCAATTCGCACCGACGGTTCCGGAGACGTGACCGAAACGCACGTTGATTGGCGGGAAAAGCAACAGATTCCCGCCAAGTCGTCGCCAATCATCAGCGACGGTCGCATTTACGTCATCAGCGACGGCGGCGTGGCGAGCTGCTTCAGCGCCGCCGACGGCAAGAAGCTCTGGCGCGAGCGGATTCCCGGCAAATACTCCGCCTCGCCGATCCTCGCCAACGGCCGCCTCTACTTCTGCAGTCACGAAGGGGGCACGACCGTCGTCGCCGATTCCGCCGAGTACGAAGAACTGGCCGTCAACCAACTCGACGGCATGCACATGGCCTCCCCGGCGGTCGCGGGCGACGACCTCATCCTGCGAACCGACACGCACCTTTACCGAATCAGCAACAAGCCCAACTAG
- a CDS encoding S8 family serine peptidase: MSNSQPRRLNSLFGKRAPKERRPSGVSRKQKKTLGFESLESRQVMSANPVVAPGPANSQSYSSNTLEGYLQILQRELYWQALASGSSAEVATAQVMSIPTDPLVSQQWHLVNSGQQVGNPDYQAIYGVAGQDINVAPVWNKGYTGAGVTVAVIDSGIQLNHPDLAANISKTLGLDALSPNGNGSPRPDQFEPVWHGTAVAGIIGAVANNGIGGSGVAPGVTLVPIRLIDIGQTEQAYIDAFRYAIQDIDITNNSWGGGARELNALTPQMMLALRDSIIFGRGGLGVIHVFASGNDAGPQFNNGFQNIGNWDSSIYDGWQNSRYTITVTGVDHDGMYYNVDGTVTDYAESGANVLVAAPTGSFAAINIADDTGIGSGIITTDLTGTQTSGLGGANIAPNPITGQEYDRDFLTDTDYTSRMNGTSAAAPMVSGVIALMLEANPNLSWRDVQEILVRSARQNAQFERPQNGAGDSTNNLWITNQQPIFQDPDFYDGSVDPFLQTFNPTIDYLQNGPQLYSNGAGYTVAQGYGPYGEQLGYGHGVVDAEMAVELAEQWGVKQQTLAPELTFTTFYTPPGNVPYNLPAAERSNDESGNQIVPGGIGGRSGFIAYWNEYFADNPFSAPDPPDNTRGLSYLEFSVPDNNSMTVESVEVKISISGGTAAALDHTRMMLVSPSGTQSELNHYFYATTNSSYQTSIDGSFIFPGGAGSVDNGGNLVWTFTTNRSWGERSDDAIVYDPVTGEPVGERGWRLYIENYAPTSLGLDAIEIAWHGNPIAAGTQRIQGAIGVDLNRDDIFNYNRAAVVNHDADGTVRLMDENNFFSTRDVEGIQDLTQESFAGNVTVVARRASDGVIVDRFVTGADGNYYFDLAPDDYIISIEDPLGRVAQDDSLTGAGYLSDYKSEWLITRDFFSVWTRDPQNINEVVVDANGVPIPQVGYEDVVAGVKSINFLLDPGDPVLPQVVFTGTAYADVNGDGIFSAGTFNSSNVFSGSDVALANVSVYADLNRNGQYDAGEILVKTDANGLYNLIVPTTIAGVINVGVVLPSQWNAVSPATSSHTRFAKPGDEFDGLNFFIKPSSDTIGGAGNIGGILIGSVFHDIGTGSNNTTDGIRKPGELGAPGFTVYIDANNNNVLDLGETSTVTNQFGAYAFTNVAPGQRIVRVVTPSPYQSTKPTGGRYVVNLAGNGTLAGLEFGIKDTAVFDYGDLPDVYETTLAQNGARHKKGDYYLGTRVDGELNGVPSTNADSDDLTGFDDEDGIQFGAIVPGGTTSLIVTASRNNGYLKAWIDWNNDGDFDDVGERLVFTGAAGTTNNYLLSGGANNLTFNVPAGVSVANVYARFRYGEATLSSPRGEAVIGEVEDYLLSVAAPALPPIPAIVGPSADFNGDGKVDGADFLVWQRNFGRTDNAGQAQGSTNGDGDVDQYDLRDWKDQYGTVPVAPALTAEEDGGETPQALASQLQSLSTPALPTYETFTVSSQPNFVPFTGSTGSVSSVIATPQAASRLESRPALAALAGKLTDVADRLRARADKFEDRADDAHEFVVEWLSDVADRVDGVDFETVRRDRAFDDLFGSRRRQGLRTEHAEENGEEFESDEAFAAFGDHFEVPRG; this comes from the coding sequence GTGTCGAATTCCCAGCCTCGTCGCCTTAATAGCCTGTTTGGCAAGCGCGCTCCGAAAGAACGCCGTCCTTCCGGCGTCAGCCGTAAGCAGAAGAAAACGCTAGGCTTCGAGTCGCTGGAAAGTCGGCAAGTGATGTCGGCGAATCCGGTCGTTGCTCCCGGTCCCGCGAACTCCCAGTCCTACTCAAGCAACACCCTCGAAGGCTATCTGCAGATTCTCCAACGAGAACTGTACTGGCAGGCGTTGGCTTCGGGGAGCAGTGCAGAGGTTGCGACGGCTCAGGTGATGTCGATTCCAACCGACCCGCTTGTTTCTCAGCAGTGGCATCTGGTTAATTCGGGACAACAGGTCGGTAATCCTGACTACCAGGCGATCTACGGCGTTGCCGGGCAAGACATCAACGTCGCGCCGGTTTGGAATAAGGGCTACACCGGAGCAGGGGTGACCGTCGCCGTCATCGACAGCGGCATCCAGCTAAATCACCCAGACTTGGCTGCGAATATCAGCAAGACATTGGGGCTCGACGCCCTTTCGCCGAACGGCAACGGCAGTCCGCGTCCCGATCAGTTTGAACCGGTTTGGCACGGCACGGCCGTTGCAGGCATCATCGGCGCCGTCGCTAATAACGGCATCGGCGGCTCCGGCGTCGCTCCCGGCGTCACGCTGGTGCCTATCCGCCTGATCGACATTGGTCAAACCGAGCAAGCTTACATCGATGCATTTCGCTACGCGATTCAAGACATCGACATCACCAACAACAGCTGGGGCGGCGGGGCGCGGGAACTCAACGCGCTGACGCCGCAAATGATGCTGGCGCTGCGGGATTCCATTATCTTCGGCCGCGGCGGCCTCGGCGTGATTCACGTCTTCGCTTCGGGCAACGACGCCGGCCCCCAGTTCAACAACGGCTTTCAGAACATCGGCAACTGGGACAGTTCCATCTACGACGGATGGCAGAACTCCCGCTACACGATCACTGTGACCGGCGTCGATCACGACGGAATGTACTACAACGTCGACGGTACGGTTACCGACTACGCCGAATCGGGCGCCAACGTCCTCGTCGCAGCTCCGACCGGATCGTTCGCGGCGATCAACATCGCCGATGACACGGGCATCGGCAGCGGCATCATTACGACCGATCTTACGGGGACGCAGACGAGCGGCTTGGGCGGCGCCAATATCGCCCCCAATCCAATCACCGGCCAAGAGTACGACCGCGACTTCTTGACCGACACCGACTACACGTCGCGGATGAACGGAACATCGGCCGCGGCGCCGATGGTCTCCGGCGTCATCGCGCTAATGCTCGAAGCCAACCCCAATCTCTCGTGGCGCGACGTTCAAGAAATCTTGGTTCGTTCGGCCCGCCAGAACGCTCAGTTCGAACGCCCCCAAAACGGCGCCGGCGACTCGACGAACAACCTCTGGATCACCAATCAGCAGCCGATCTTCCAAGATCCTGATTTCTACGACGGCTCCGTTGATCCGTTCCTGCAGACGTTCAATCCGACGATCGATTACCTCCAAAACGGGCCTCAGCTCTACTCGAACGGCGCCGGCTATACCGTTGCCCAAGGGTATGGTCCGTATGGCGAGCAACTTGGCTACGGGCATGGCGTCGTCGATGCGGAGATGGCCGTCGAGTTGGCCGAGCAGTGGGGAGTCAAGCAACAGACGCTTGCTCCCGAACTGACGTTCACCACCTTCTATACCCCGCCGGGCAATGTTCCCTACAATCTGCCCGCCGCTGAACGGTCGAACGACGAAAGCGGAAACCAGATCGTGCCGGGCGGCATCGGCGGTCGCTCCGGATTTATCGCCTACTGGAACGAATACTTCGCCGATAATCCCTTCTCCGCTCCGGATCCGCCGGATAATACTCGCGGGTTGTCTTATTTGGAGTTTTCGGTCCCGGACAACAACTCCATGACGGTGGAGTCGGTCGAGGTCAAAATTTCGATTTCGGGAGGCACTGCCGCTGCGCTGGATCATACGCGCATGATGCTCGTGTCTCCTTCGGGAACGCAGTCTGAGCTCAATCACTACTTCTATGCGACGACCAACAGTTCGTATCAGACGTCGATTGACGGCAGCTTCATCTTTCCAGGCGGCGCAGGTTCCGTCGATAACGGCGGGAATCTGGTCTGGACCTTCACGACTAATCGCAGCTGGGGCGAGCGTTCGGACGATGCGATTGTTTACGATCCCGTGACCGGCGAGCCAGTCGGCGAAAGAGGCTGGCGGCTGTACATCGAGAATTACGCTCCCACGAGCTTGGGGCTCGATGCCATTGAAATCGCGTGGCACGGCAACCCGATCGCCGCCGGAACGCAGCGCATCCAAGGCGCCATCGGCGTCGACTTAAATCGCGACGATATCTTCAACTACAACCGTGCCGCGGTCGTCAACCACGACGCCGACGGCACCGTGCGGTTGATGGACGAGAATAACTTCTTCAGCACGCGCGACGTCGAGGGCATTCAGGATCTAACGCAAGAATCGTTCGCGGGCAATGTTACCGTCGTTGCCCGTCGCGCGAGCGACGGCGTTATTGTCGATCGGTTCGTGACCGGGGCTGACGGCAACTACTACTTCGATCTAGCGCCGGACGACTACATCATCTCGATCGAGGATCCGCTCGGACGCGTCGCCCAAGACGATTCGCTGACCGGAGCCGGCTATCTTTCCGATTACAAGTCGGAATGGCTCATTACTCGCGACTTCTTCAGCGTCTGGACTCGCGATCCGCAAAATATCAACGAAGTGGTCGTCGACGCCAACGGCGTTCCGATTCCGCAGGTCGGCTACGAAGACGTCGTCGCCGGCGTCAAAAGCATCAACTTCTTGCTTGATCCGGGCGACCCCGTCTTGCCGCAAGTCGTCTTCACCGGCACGGCGTACGCCGATGTCAACGGCGACGGCATTTTCAGCGCCGGCACGTTCAATAGCAGCAATGTTTTCTCCGGTTCAGACGTGGCGTTGGCCAACGTTTCCGTCTACGCAGATTTGAACCGCAACGGCCAATACGATGCGGGCGAAATCCTCGTCAAGACCGACGCCAACGGCCTGTACAACCTGATTGTTCCGACGACGATTGCCGGCGTCATCAATGTCGGCGTCGTTCTGCCATCGCAGTGGAATGCTGTATCGCCTGCAACTTCGAGTCACACCCGATTTGCGAAGCCTGGCGACGAATTCGACGGCCTCAACTTCTTCATCAAGCCCTCGTCGGACACGATCGGCGGCGCCGGCAACATCGGCGGGATTTTGATCGGCTCGGTGTTCCATGATATTGGAACCGGGTCGAACAATACGACCGACGGCATCCGCAAGCCGGGAGAACTCGGTGCGCCTGGATTCACCGTATATATCGACGCCAACAACAACAATGTGTTGGATCTCGGCGAGACCTCGACGGTGACGAACCAGTTCGGCGCGTACGCCTTCACCAACGTCGCCCCCGGGCAGCGTATCGTTCGCGTGGTGACGCCGTCGCCGTACCAATCGACGAAGCCGACCGGCGGACGATACGTCGTCAACCTTGCCGGCAACGGCACGCTTGCCGGCCTAGAGTTCGGGATCAAGGACACCGCGGTCTTCGATTACGGCGATCTCCCTGACGTTTACGAGACCACGCTCGCTCAGAATGGCGCCCGCCATAAGAAGGGCGACTACTACCTGGGGACTCGCGTCGACGGCGAACTCAACGGCGTTCCGTCCACGAATGCCGACTCCGACGATCTGACTGGCTTCGACGATGAAGACGGCATTCAGTTCGGTGCGATCGTTCCGGGCGGCACGACGAGCCTCATCGTCACCGCTAGCCGTAACAACGGCTATCTGAAGGCGTGGATCGATTGGAACAACGACGGCGACTTCGACGACGTCGGCGAGCGTCTGGTATTTACCGGCGCCGCGGGAACGACGAACAACTACCTGTTGAGCGGCGGCGCCAACAACCTCACCTTCAACGTGCCTGCTGGCGTTAGCGTGGCTAACGTCTACGCCCGCTTCCGTTACGGCGAGGCCACGCTGAGCAGCCCTCGCGGCGAAGCGGTGATCGGTGAAGTGGAGGATTACCTCCTCTCAGTGGCGGCGCCAGCCCTGCCGCCGATCCCGGCAATCGTCGGACCTTCGGCCGACTTCAACGGCGACGGCAAGGTCGACGGCGCTGACTTCCTCGTCTGGCAACGCAACTTCGGCAGAACGGACAACGCCGGCCAGGCGCAAGGCAGCACCAACGGCGACGGCGACGTCGATCAGTACGACTTACGCGACTGGAAGGATCAGTACGGCACCGTGCCTGTGGCTCCGGCATTGACGGCTGAAGAGGATGGGGGCGAGACGCCGCAAGCGTTGGCTTCCCAACTCCAATCGCTCAGCACTCCGGCGCTGCCGACCTACGAGACGTTTACCGTCTCTTCGCAGCCTAACTTCGTTCCGTTCACCGGATCGACCGGCTCGGTGAGCAGCGTGATCGCCACGCCCCAAGCCGCCAGCCGGCTGGAATCGCGTCCGGCGCTCGCCGCACTTGCCGGCAAGCTGACCGACGTCGCTGATCGGCTTCGTGCACGGGCCGACAAGTTTGAAGATCGAGCCGACGATGCGCATGAATTCGTCGTTGAATGGCTTAGCGACGTCGCCGACCGCGTCGATGGCGTCGACTTCGAAACGGTTCGTCGCGATCGTGCCTTCGATGACTTGTTCGGCTCGCGTCGCCGCCAAGGCTTGCGGACTGAGCATGCCGAAGAAAATGGCGAAGAATTCGAATCCGACGAAGCTTTTGCGGCGTTCGGAGACCATTTCGAAGTGCCGCGCGGCTAG
- the hydA gene encoding dihydropyrimidinase, with protein MSLLIQNGRIVTASDDFVGDVLVEGETIAAVGPRLSAPAGAEVIDATGKFVFPGFIDPHVHIYLPFMGTFAKDTYATASRAALVGGTTTLIEMCCPARGDDPLEAFELWLSKGAESACDFTFHMGVSRFDETTEAAIREIAARGVASLKVFLAYKGAFGIDDGELYQTLKLAKELGLIVTAHCENETLVSELQRRLLAAGKTGPEWHEPSRPPQVEAEGVHHLMTFAELTGAHVYCVHTSCREALEAVLEAQLRGVHAWVETVIPYLVIDKTYVELPNFEGAKYVMSPPLRDPVHQPVLWNALRSRLISTVATDHAPFDFHGQKEMGRDDFTKIPNGIPSVENRVNLLYTHGVCRGRIDLNTFVDAASTQAAKLFGLYPRKGTIAVGSDADLVIYDPAYRGKISAKTQQMAVDYSAFEGWELEGRPTLVTVRGQVQVRDGKFVGKLGSGQFLARPATHF; from the coding sequence ATGAGCTTGCTGATCCAAAACGGCCGCATCGTTACCGCCAGCGACGATTTCGTCGGCGACGTCCTCGTCGAGGGGGAAACAATCGCCGCCGTCGGGCCGCGGCTGAGCGCTCCCGCGGGCGCCGAAGTGATTGATGCGACGGGCAAGTTCGTATTCCCCGGGTTCATCGACCCGCACGTCCACATTTACCTGCCGTTCATGGGGACGTTCGCGAAGGATACCTACGCCACGGCGAGTCGCGCCGCGCTTGTCGGCGGCACGACGACGCTGATTGAAATGTGTTGCCCCGCCCGCGGCGACGATCCGCTCGAAGCGTTCGAACTCTGGCTCTCGAAGGGGGCCGAAAGCGCCTGCGATTTTACGTTCCACATGGGCGTCTCGCGATTCGACGAAACCACCGAGGCCGCGATCCGAGAAATCGCCGCCCGCGGCGTCGCTTCACTGAAAGTCTTCCTCGCCTACAAGGGCGCCTTCGGCATCGACGACGGCGAACTCTATCAAACGCTCAAGCTTGCCAAAGAACTTGGCCTCATCGTCACCGCCCACTGCGAGAACGAAACGCTGGTCAGCGAACTGCAGCGTCGCCTGCTCGCCGCCGGTAAGACCGGCCCCGAATGGCACGAGCCATCGCGTCCGCCGCAAGTCGAGGCCGAGGGCGTGCACCATCTGATGACGTTCGCCGAACTCACCGGCGCCCACGTCTACTGCGTGCACACTTCTTGCCGCGAGGCGCTCGAAGCAGTTCTAGAGGCGCAACTCCGAGGCGTGCATGCGTGGGTCGAAACGGTGATCCCGTACCTGGTGATTGATAAGACCTACGTCGAACTGCCCAACTTCGAAGGCGCCAAGTACGTGATGTCGCCGCCGCTCCGCGATCCGGTCCATCAGCCGGTTCTCTGGAACGCCCTCCGTTCGCGCCTTATCAGCACGGTCGCCACCGATCACGCCCCGTTCGACTTCCATGGGCAAAAAGAGATGGGCCGAGACGATTTCACGAAAATCCCCAATGGCATTCCGTCAGTCGAAAATCGCGTCAATCTGCTCTACACGCATGGCGTCTGCCGCGGGCGGATCGATCTGAACACCTTCGTCGACGCTGCGAGTACGCAAGCCGCCAAGCTCTTCGGCCTCTATCCCCGCAAGGGAACGATCGCGGTTGGCAGCGACGCCGACTTGGTGATTTACGACCCTGCCTACCGCGGCAAAATTTCCGCGAAGACGCAGCAAATGGCCGTCGATTACAGCGCCTTCGAAGGCTGGGAACTCGAAGGTCGGCCGACGCTCGTCACCGTTCGAGGGCAGGTGCAGGTCCGCGACGGCAAATTTGTCGGAAAGCTTGGCTCGGGCCAGTTTTTAGCTCGTCCGGCGACCCACTTCTAA
- a CDS encoding TetR/AcrR family transcriptional regulator has translation MARPPATTPKGILEAAIRVAGRDGLQATTLDKVAHEAGVTKGGVLYHFASKDELLTRMMEHFANEVEQGLVARIADDPHADRRWVRAMVDMVFAPDAQSEKSAEGTPHGIAPETTHKFIMAMLTAFASNPALLDVIRPFLERMRGRIQAEPNSVEQVVTWLAADGLFLWELFGIARPGEPMWNAIVDELRRRSRPRSPAFEAPLEV, from the coding sequence ATGGCCCGTCCGCCCGCCACCACGCCGAAAGGCATCCTCGAAGCCGCGATCCGCGTCGCCGGCCGCGATGGTCTGCAAGCGACGACGCTCGACAAAGTTGCCCACGAAGCGGGCGTCACCAAGGGAGGCGTCCTCTATCATTTCGCGTCGAAAGACGAGCTCCTCACACGCATGATGGAGCACTTCGCCAACGAGGTGGAGCAGGGGCTCGTGGCCCGCATCGCCGACGACCCCCACGCCGACCGCCGCTGGGTCCGCGCGATGGTCGACATGGTCTTCGCTCCCGATGCCCAGTCGGAGAAATCGGCCGAGGGGACGCCGCACGGCATCGCCCCCGAAACCACGCACAAATTTATCATGGCGATGCTCACCGCGTTCGCCTCGAACCCCGCGCTGCTTGACGTCATCCGCCCGTTCCTGGAGCGGATGCGCGGTCGAATCCAAGCCGAACCGAACTCGGTGGAGCAGGTTGTCACTTGGCTCGCCGCCGACGGCCTGTTCCTGTGGGAACTGTTCGGCATCGCCCGCCCCGGCGAACCGATGTGGAACGCCATCGTCGACGAACTCCGCCGCCGTTCCCGCCCCCGCTCGCCCGCCTTTGAAGCTCCGCTCGAAGTGTAA
- a CDS encoding HlyD family efflux transporter periplasmic adaptor subunit — translation MSPVWSPPAGSAVEDQPNVAEPRTAARCFTKRRLLLLAAIVAVIAAVAFVAVSRLRTVATPPEAAAPVVLNVHSLGYLEPKTEVIRLAAPSTFGEQGRLERLLVAEGDTVAAGSVVAVLDNFNRRSASVAEAEARVAVEVSKLAQIKAGAKPGDLAAQRAMISRAKAVLSQAEVDLHRSERLLSTKAVPQAEVDAANLKVESAREDLSHAESTLESLAEVRTVDVDQQERQIAAAKASLAMARAELETTEVRSPIDGQVLKVCIRPGERVNEDGIVELGDTSEMYAVAEVYEADLPRIKLGQPATVRLFTGGAEPLQGEVAEIGMIVAKKDVLANDPVADTDARVVEVRVKLEHEAARTVQRLSNARVEVTIDVAEEPSTQLSDKN, via the coding sequence ATGAGTCCCGTCTGGAGCCCTCCCGCTGGGTCGGCTGTAGAAGATCAGCCGAACGTCGCCGAGCCGCGCACCGCCGCGCGATGCTTCACGAAGCGCCGACTCCTGCTGCTGGCTGCAATTGTCGCAGTCATCGCCGCCGTGGCGTTCGTTGCCGTTTCGCGTTTGCGCACCGTCGCCACGCCTCCCGAAGCGGCCGCGCCGGTCGTGCTGAACGTCCACTCGCTCGGCTATCTCGAGCCGAAAACGGAAGTCATCCGCCTCGCCGCTCCCTCGACGTTTGGCGAGCAAGGCCGCTTGGAGCGTTTGCTCGTTGCTGAAGGCGATACGGTCGCCGCGGGCAGCGTCGTTGCAGTGCTCGACAATTTCAATCGCCGCTCCGCCTCGGTTGCCGAAGCTGAAGCCCGCGTTGCCGTCGAAGTTTCAAAACTCGCTCAGATCAAGGCCGGCGCCAAGCCGGGCGACCTCGCCGCACAGCGCGCGATGATCAGCCGTGCGAAGGCGGTGTTGAGTCAGGCGGAAGTCGACCTACACCGCAGCGAACGCCTCCTGAGCACCAAAGCAGTCCCGCAAGCAGAAGTTGATGCCGCCAACCTCAAAGTCGAGTCGGCTCGCGAGGACCTGAGCCACGCCGAGTCGACGCTCGAAAGCCTCGCCGAGGTCCGCACGGTCGACGTCGATCAGCAAGAACGCCAAATCGCCGCCGCCAAGGCGTCGCTCGCAATGGCTCGCGCCGAACTCGAAACAACCGAAGTCCGCTCGCCGATCGACGGTCAGGTACTGAAGGTCTGCATCCGCCCCGGTGAACGCGTCAACGAGGACGGCATCGTCGAGCTTGGCGACACGAGCGAGATGTACGCCGTCGCCGAAGTCTACGAAGCCGATCTGCCGCGCATCAAGCTCGGGCAGCCAGCGACGGTCCGCCTCTTCACGGGCGGCGCCGAGCCGCTCCAGGGCGAAGTCGCCGAGATCGGCATGATCGTCGCGAAGAAAGACGTCCTCGCGAATGACCCAGTCGCCGACACCGACGCCCGCGTCGTCGAAGTCCGCGTGAAACTCGAACACGAAGCCGCCCGCACCGTACAGCGCCTCTCCAATGCCCGCGTTGAAGTGACGATCGACGTTGCTGAGGAGCCTTCTACTCAACTGAGCGATAAGAATTGA
- the devC gene encoding ABC transporter permease DevC: protein MPARAPLAWLQLSYGRVKLIVAVAGVVVAVLLMLMQLGFMQAAFESALIVPRQIDADLIVISPQSQAMFRTSPFPRRLLYRLPAVPGVESVRAVYLGTVPWHNPWKRNEQSIFVYGFEPGDPPLKLPGLAENWPNILQTDAVIYDAKSKPIFGPVAESYRRGENVEVEVNRRRVHVVGLAEAGNSFGIDGNLFTSDLNFFRMFPQRNAGGADLGLVHVEPGVDPKTVQGELQKLLGVEARVLTHQEFLDFEHGYWARSSPVGFVFTLGAVVGFCIGFVIVYQILYTDVSNHLSQYATMKAMGFTDSYLVRLVLKEAVILAGLGYWPGVLLAWGLYEIARAATALPLDMTWQRVLGVFITTLVMCLISGVVAVRRLRAAQPADVF from the coding sequence GTGCCCGCCCGAGCGCCGCTCGCTTGGCTCCAACTTAGCTACGGCCGCGTCAAGCTCATCGTCGCGGTCGCCGGCGTCGTCGTCGCCGTGCTGCTGATGCTTATGCAACTGGGCTTCATGCAAGCCGCGTTCGAAAGCGCGCTGATCGTTCCGCGTCAAATCGACGCCGACCTCATCGTCATCAGTCCGCAATCGCAGGCGATGTTTCGCACCTCGCCGTTTCCGCGACGTCTCCTCTACCGCTTGCCGGCCGTTCCAGGCGTCGAGTCGGTCCGCGCCGTCTACCTCGGCACGGTGCCGTGGCACAATCCCTGGAAACGAAATGAGCAATCGATCTTCGTCTACGGCTTCGAGCCGGGCGACCCGCCGCTGAAGTTGCCGGGCCTCGCGGAGAACTGGCCCAATATCTTGCAGACCGACGCCGTCATCTATGACGCGAAGAGCAAGCCGATCTTCGGACCCGTCGCCGAGTCCTATCGCCGCGGCGAAAACGTCGAGGTCGAAGTGAATCGCCGCCGCGTCCACGTCGTCGGCCTTGCCGAAGCGGGCAACTCCTTCGGCATCGACGGCAACTTGTTCACGAGCGATCTCAACTTCTTCCGCATGTTCCCGCAACGCAATGCGGGCGGCGCCGACCTCGGCCTCGTCCATGTCGAGCCCGGCGTCGACCCGAAGACAGTGCAGGGCGAGCTGCAAAAACTGCTCGGCGTCGAAGCCCGCGTCCTCACCCATCAGGAATTTCTTGACTTCGAGCACGGCTACTGGGCCCGCTCGTCGCCGGTCGGCTTCGTCTTCACGCTCGGTGCCGTCGTCGGCTTTTGCATTGGCTTCGTCATCGTCTATCAGATTCTCTACACCGACGTTTCGAACCACCTCTCGCAGTACGCCACGATGAAGGCGATGGGATTTACTGACAGTTACCTCGTACGGCTGGTGCTGAAAGAGGCAGTCATCCTCGCCGGGCTCGGTTACTGGCCCGGCGTGCTGCTCGCATGGGGACTTTACGAAATCGCTCGCGCAGCAACGGCGCTACCGCTCGACATGACCTGGCAACGCGTCCTCGGCGTGTTTATCACCACGCTGGTGATGTGCCTCATTTCCGGAGTCGTCGCCGTCCGCCGCCTCCGCGCGGCGCAACCGGCCGATGTGTTTTAG